Proteins found in one Alicyclobacillus cycloheptanicus genomic segment:
- the fdhF gene encoding formate dehydrogenase subunit alpha, with product MASQPDVVTRVQVEVDGQPVSVPAGANLLQAILETTSEFPHVCYHPALGPIETCDTCLAEVDGTLVRACATPVRDGMRARTKSVAARFGRKEAMDRILHNHELYCTVCDNNNHNCTVHNTAMMMEIEHQKYPFEPKPYEQDNSNPFYRYDPDQCILCGRCVEACQNLQVSEVLSIAWDRERPRVIWDDDVPINESSCVSCGHCVTVCPCNALMEKNMLGEAGFMTAIKPPVWESMIHITKEVEPGYGPIFTVSEVEAEMREARIKKTKTVCTYCGVGCSFDIWTKGRKVLKVEPQMEAPANQISTCVKGKFGWDFVNSSDRLLQPMIRKGDTFVPVTWDEALSYTATRLSEIKEKHGPDAIGYISSSKCTNEENYLMQKFARAVMGTNNIDNCSRYCQAPATEGLRKTMGLGGDTGGIEDLAKAELVIIVGANPAESHPVLSTRIRRAHKKYGQKLIVADIRKNDMAKRADLLLHPNPGSDLVWLSAVTKYIIDQGWHAREFLDTRVEGFDEYAKSLEQYTLAYAEEVTGIPQADLIRAAEMIRDAKSTCICWAMGVTQHMGGSDTSTAICNLLLVTGNAGRPGTGAYPLRGHNNVQGAGDFGCSPPYLPGYERVDDETVRSKWEQAWGVALPTTPGLDNHRMVEAIHEGELKAMYLFGEDMALVDSNANHVQSAFEKLEFFVVQDVFFSKTCEFADVILPASPSLEKEGTFTNTERRIQRLNRALEPLCESRPDWEIICDLANRLGANWNYQHPGEILEEACSHTELMKGVTWERLEGYNSLQWPVYEDGTDTPVLYLEEFALPGGKARLVPVGWTHPFEMAEEFDLHLNNGRMLEHFHEGNLTYRVPGIKEKVPTAYVEISPELARERGIVTGALVRLVSPYGKVRLRAAVTDRVQGKELYLPMNTPKDQEAVNYLTSSYHDAITHTPAYKEISVRMEVLEPRGASPIVRGNFRLGHPNPQPGVRVEKKWQRSDYAPLVGDASEVAANVREPSAVSNQMGP from the coding sequence TTGGCAAGTCAACCGGATGTTGTAACCCGCGTGCAAGTGGAAGTGGACGGCCAGCCGGTGTCTGTGCCGGCGGGCGCGAACCTGCTGCAGGCGATTCTGGAAACCACTTCGGAATTTCCTCACGTCTGCTATCACCCGGCCCTCGGCCCGATTGAAACCTGCGACACGTGCCTGGCAGAAGTGGACGGCACGCTGGTTCGGGCGTGTGCCACGCCCGTGCGGGACGGCATGCGCGCCAGAACGAAGTCGGTGGCGGCGCGCTTCGGCCGCAAGGAAGCGATGGACCGCATCCTGCACAACCATGAGTTGTACTGCACGGTGTGCGACAACAACAACCACAACTGCACGGTCCATAACACCGCCATGATGATGGAGATTGAGCACCAGAAGTACCCGTTTGAACCCAAACCGTATGAACAGGACAATTCCAACCCGTTCTATCGGTACGACCCAGACCAGTGCATCCTGTGCGGCCGCTGCGTGGAGGCCTGTCAAAACCTGCAGGTCAGCGAGGTGCTCTCCATCGCATGGGATCGCGAACGTCCCCGCGTCATTTGGGACGATGACGTGCCCATCAACGAGTCCTCCTGCGTGTCCTGCGGCCACTGCGTGACGGTGTGCCCGTGCAACGCCCTGATGGAGAAGAACATGCTGGGCGAGGCCGGGTTCATGACCGCCATCAAGCCGCCGGTGTGGGAATCGATGATTCACATTACGAAGGAAGTCGAACCGGGCTACGGTCCGATTTTCACGGTCTCGGAAGTTGAGGCGGAGATGCGCGAAGCGCGCATCAAGAAGACCAAGACGGTCTGTACGTACTGCGGTGTGGGCTGCAGCTTCGATATCTGGACCAAAGGGCGAAAGGTATTGAAAGTCGAGCCGCAAATGGAAGCCCCGGCAAACCAGATTTCCACGTGTGTGAAAGGCAAGTTTGGCTGGGATTTTGTGAACAGTTCGGACCGGCTGCTGCAGCCGATGATTCGCAAGGGCGACACGTTTGTGCCGGTAACGTGGGACGAGGCGCTGTCGTATACCGCAACCCGCCTCTCCGAAATCAAGGAGAAGCACGGACCGGATGCGATAGGCTACATCTCTTCGTCAAAGTGCACGAACGAAGAAAACTACCTGATGCAGAAGTTTGCCCGGGCCGTGATGGGGACCAACAACATCGACAACTGCTCGAGGTACTGCCAGGCGCCCGCCACGGAAGGTTTGCGCAAGACGATGGGGCTCGGCGGGGACACCGGCGGAATCGAAGACTTGGCCAAGGCGGAATTGGTAATCATCGTCGGCGCGAACCCGGCGGAGTCGCACCCGGTGTTGTCGACGCGCATCCGGCGCGCGCACAAAAAGTACGGGCAAAAACTGATTGTGGCCGACATTCGCAAGAACGACATGGCCAAGCGCGCGGATTTGCTGCTGCACCCGAATCCGGGCAGCGACCTGGTCTGGCTGTCTGCCGTGACAAAGTACATCATTGACCAGGGCTGGCACGCGCGGGAATTCCTCGATACCCGCGTGGAGGGCTTCGACGAGTACGCGAAGTCTTTGGAGCAGTACACGCTGGCGTATGCCGAAGAAGTGACGGGCATTCCGCAGGCGGATTTGATTCGTGCGGCGGAGATGATTCGCGACGCCAAATCGACCTGCATCTGCTGGGCGATGGGTGTGACGCAGCACATGGGGGGCAGCGATACCAGCACCGCCATCTGCAACTTGCTGCTGGTCACCGGCAATGCGGGCCGGCCGGGGACGGGCGCGTATCCGCTGCGCGGCCACAACAACGTGCAGGGTGCGGGTGACTTTGGCTGCTCGCCGCCATACCTGCCCGGCTACGAGCGCGTCGACGACGAGACGGTTCGCAGCAAGTGGGAGCAGGCGTGGGGGGTGGCGCTGCCGACCACGCCGGGCCTCGACAACCACCGCATGGTAGAGGCGATTCACGAAGGCGAACTGAAGGCGATGTACCTGTTTGGCGAGGATATGGCGCTGGTCGATTCGAACGCCAACCACGTCCAGAGCGCGTTCGAAAAGCTGGAGTTCTTCGTCGTGCAGGACGTGTTCTTCAGCAAGACGTGCGAGTTTGCCGACGTGATTTTGCCGGCGAGCCCGAGTCTGGAGAAAGAGGGCACGTTTACGAATACGGAGCGCCGGATTCAGCGTTTGAACCGGGCGCTGGAGCCGCTTTGCGAGTCGCGGCCGGACTGGGAAATTATTTGCGACCTCGCGAACCGGCTGGGCGCAAACTGGAATTATCAGCACCCGGGCGAGATTCTGGAAGAGGCGTGCTCACACACAGAACTGATGAAAGGCGTCACGTGGGAGCGGCTCGAGGGGTACAACAGCCTGCAGTGGCCGGTGTACGAGGACGGCACAGATACCCCGGTGCTGTACCTCGAGGAATTCGCACTGCCGGGCGGCAAGGCGCGGCTCGTCCCCGTGGGCTGGACGCATCCGTTCGAGATGGCAGAGGAGTTCGATCTCCATTTGAATAACGGCCGGATGCTGGAACACTTCCATGAGGGCAACCTGACGTACCGTGTGCCGGGCATCAAGGAAAAGGTGCCAACGGCGTATGTGGAGATTTCGCCCGAGCTGGCAAGGGAGCGGGGGATTGTGACGGGCGCGCTGGTGCGGCTGGTGTCCCCGTACGGCAAGGTGAGACTGCGGGCCGCCGTGACCGACCGCGTCCAGGGCAAGGAATTGTACCTTCCGATGAACACGCCCAAAGACCAGGAAGCGGTCAATTACCTGACCAGCAGTTACCACGACGCCATCACGCACACGCCTGCGTATAAGGAGATCTCGGTCCGCATGGAAGTTTTGGAACCGCGCGGCGCGTCGCCCATCGTGCGGGGCAACTTCCGGCTCGGGCATCCGAACCCGCAGCCGGGCGTGCGGGTGGAGAAGAAGTGGCAGCGTTCGGATTACGCACCGCTCGTCGGCGATGCTTCCGAAGTGGCTGCAAACGTCCGCGAACCAAGTGCGGTCAGTAACCAAATGGGACCTTGA
- a CDS encoding DUF378 domain-containing protein, which translates to MVERVAWWLILAGALNWLLVGVFHWDLIAYLFGGADALITRLLYIVIGLAGVYLLPQAFGVRMVHRK; encoded by the coding sequence ATGGTCGAACGGGTGGCTTGGTGGCTGATACTCGCAGGTGCACTGAACTGGCTGTTGGTCGGGGTATTCCACTGGGATCTCATCGCGTATCTGTTTGGGGGTGCAGATGCACTCATCACCCGACTGCTCTACATTGTCATTGGCTTGGCGGGCGTGTATCTGCTGCCGCAGGCGTTTGGCGTGAGGATGGTCCACCGCAAGTAA
- a CDS encoding ABC transporter permease: MNPDVLNNQSTDAAVGTASQVSAWRRFWRYPLSSIGVAGFLLLVLFSFVGPLIYHVSPIKTNLLDTMLPPSAQFPLGTDDMGHSVLARLMWGGRSSLEVGVVSAFVAMVFGTLYGMVSAMSGKWVDMILMRIVDVMLSIPTIFLLLFLDAVFTPNVPVMIIVIASTAWLGTARLVRAEVLKIKTELYVEAANIIGVGTWRLMMRYLFPNFLGTVLVVTTFGVADAILTLASLSFLGFGLAPPAPNWGGDLSTAMNYMSSWWLVYPPGILIVIALLSVNFIGDGIRHAVETRAN; the protein is encoded by the coding sequence GTGAATCCCGATGTTTTAAACAATCAAAGTACGGATGCGGCGGTGGGCACCGCGAGCCAAGTGAGCGCGTGGCGTCGGTTCTGGCGCTATCCCCTAAGTTCGATTGGTGTCGCCGGGTTTCTGTTGTTGGTCCTGTTTTCCTTTGTCGGCCCGCTGATTTATCACGTGAGCCCCATCAAGACAAATTTGCTCGACACGATGCTGCCGCCAAGTGCTCAGTTTCCGTTGGGGACAGATGACATGGGGCACAGCGTACTGGCCCGCCTGATGTGGGGAGGAAGGTCTTCGCTTGAAGTCGGTGTCGTGTCCGCGTTCGTGGCGATGGTATTTGGTACGCTTTATGGCATGGTGAGCGCGATGTCCGGGAAATGGGTCGACATGATTTTGATGCGCATTGTCGACGTCATGCTGTCCATCCCGACCATCTTTTTACTCTTGTTCCTGGACGCGGTCTTTACGCCGAATGTGCCTGTCATGATTATCGTCATTGCTTCTACGGCGTGGCTTGGCACCGCGCGTTTGGTCCGTGCTGAAGTACTGAAAATCAAGACCGAGTTATACGTGGAGGCCGCCAATATCATTGGCGTCGGCACTTGGCGATTGATGATGCGCTACTTGTTCCCGAATTTTCTCGGTACGGTACTCGTCGTAACGACATTTGGGGTCGCGGATGCGATTCTGACGTTGGCGTCCCTAAGCTTTCTTGGTTTCGGCCTGGCACCGCCGGCGCCGAACTGGGGTGGCGATTTGTCGACTGCGATGAACTACATGAGCTCGTGGTGGCTTGTCTATCCGCCCGGCATTCTGATTGTCATTGCGCTCTTGTCGGTCAATTTCATTGGCGACGGCATTCGCCACGCGGTTGAAACGCGTGCGAATTAA
- a CDS encoding Na+/H+ antiporter NhaC family protein: MYASAWSLVPFLVVIPIALLTRQVLPGLMVGLLVGAYMTHPSLLGGIAASLQYILKELAVPGNLRLIVFLYGFGAFVGLVRVTGGVSGFAQFVTSRLQSARSAFAVTWLSSLATFMAPDFRIITVAPVMKSVFSRFQVPMKKVAYVIDVTSTPLVAIVPIGTAFVGYMVGLLQTVGRHAGVGSAGALSPYHLFLQTIPLNFYSIAMLALGLVQTFRRSRPATAALPADAPPRGNPEALDRFRVVKPEFLPNQPHVIGYAPAEFGESLSPDAPHPALDRAASADDQDRGSQASDARVGAVPINPSGGTDKRTAGPELPDPVEVISESVRPNIWNLVGPLALLLGLTLYLTWWNGHFKSPTLFGALAAADASTAMLQAVLITLVAMFIWYVVQRQPFHRTMFGFLAGGNEMMGVIVLLALIWAVSAVSTDLGFTAYTQRTIGTLVPSSLIAPALFVFGCLISYVIGSSFGAWGILLPLGMSLAASTHASVALVAGAVFASGTFGGFASPLSDNTVAMATVMKLDTMAYARYKLWPGLIAAGVSTVAYGVVGWLMPAVT, from the coding sequence ATGTACGCGTCCGCTTGGTCGCTCGTGCCGTTCTTAGTCGTTATCCCCATCGCGCTGCTGACGCGGCAGGTGCTGCCCGGCCTCATGGTGGGGCTGCTCGTCGGCGCGTATATGACCCATCCCTCCCTCCTCGGCGGAATTGCCGCAAGCCTGCAATACATCCTCAAGGAACTAGCCGTTCCCGGGAATTTGCGTCTGATTGTCTTTCTGTACGGATTCGGAGCTTTTGTGGGCCTGGTCCGCGTGACGGGGGGCGTCAGCGGGTTTGCCCAGTTTGTCACGTCGCGGCTGCAATCGGCACGTTCCGCATTCGCAGTCACCTGGCTGTCTTCGCTCGCCACCTTCATGGCGCCCGACTTTCGCATCATCACGGTTGCGCCCGTCATGAAGAGTGTGTTTTCTCGTTTCCAAGTCCCGATGAAGAAAGTCGCCTATGTCATCGACGTCACCTCCACGCCGCTGGTGGCCATCGTGCCGATTGGCACGGCGTTCGTCGGCTACATGGTGGGTCTCCTGCAGACAGTGGGGCGCCATGCAGGGGTCGGATCAGCCGGTGCACTTTCCCCGTACCACCTGTTCTTGCAGACGATTCCCCTCAATTTCTATTCCATCGCCATGCTCGCGTTGGGGCTGGTTCAGACGTTCCGGCGATCGCGACCGGCCACCGCCGCCCTTCCGGCAGACGCGCCGCCACGGGGCAATCCGGAAGCGCTGGACCGGTTCCGCGTCGTCAAGCCCGAATTTTTGCCCAACCAGCCCCATGTGATTGGCTATGCACCGGCGGAATTCGGGGAATCGCTCAGTCCTGACGCGCCGCACCCAGCCTTGGACCGGGCCGCCTCCGCTGATGACCAGGACCGCGGTTCCCAGGCCAGCGACGCCCGGGTCGGTGCGGTGCCCATCAACCCGTCCGGCGGCACGGACAAACGTACGGCTGGCCCCGAACTGCCAGACCCGGTCGAAGTCATTTCCGAATCCGTGCGCCCGAACATCTGGAACCTGGTCGGTCCCTTGGCGCTGCTGCTGGGGTTGACCTTGTACCTGACCTGGTGGAACGGCCACTTCAAGAGCCCGACGTTGTTTGGCGCGCTCGCCGCGGCGGACGCCTCGACGGCGATGTTGCAGGCGGTGCTCATCACATTGGTCGCCATGTTCATCTGGTACGTCGTGCAGCGCCAACCGTTTCATCGGACGATGTTCGGGTTTCTGGCCGGCGGAAACGAAATGATGGGCGTCATCGTGCTGCTGGCGTTGATTTGGGCGGTGTCGGCTGTTTCAACCGATCTCGGCTTCACGGCCTACACCCAGCGCACGATTGGCACCCTGGTTCCGAGCAGCCTCATTGCGCCTGCGCTGTTTGTGTTTGGCTGCCTTATCTCGTATGTCATTGGTTCGTCCTTTGGTGCCTGGGGCATCCTGCTGCCCTTGGGCATGTCCCTGGCTGCGAGTACGCACGCGTCGGTCGCGCTCGTCGCAGGCGCGGTGTTCGCCAGCGGCACCTTTGGCGGCTTTGCCTCGCCCCTGAGCGATAACACCGTGGCCATGGCGACGGTGATGAAGCTGGATACGATGGCGTACGCGCGGTACAAGCTGTGGCCCGGACTTATCGCGGCTGGCGTATCGACCGTGGCGTACGGGGTGGTGGGCTGGCTGATGCCTGCCGTGACGTGA
- a CDS encoding peptide ABC transporter substrate-binding protein: MKKRPLVMLAGASALALVLAGCGTGSNSSTGNATSSQTPQKGGTLVSALPASTDITWYLPISNVANQSLYNAQMNEMEYWPLLYLDNKYNIDYNDSIAKNIVASSDGLTYHVYLHNNYKWSDGQPVTTKDILFTWNVIKAASASNAPSPWPYVDANYGDIPNGIKSIVANNDYEFTITLKKPANQQWFEYNGIGQLIPMPAHAWDKYPNDMTQELKYLGQNATDPNFIINSPVDGAFKLTSATDKEKWVLTPNKYFGGHKSTLDKWVLVYEASSDAEIAAVKSGAVNLGYLPLTQYSEENQLKSSGITITPMPNGFGYFDVTLNMNKGSKLGSVFSQLYVRQALEMGIDQNTINSKIWHNYAPPQYGPIPADPATKFLDPKLSKPLYPYNPAKGKQLLEQHGWKEVNGVMTKDGQQLAFTLMYPSGDETVTQTAELEQQDWAQEGVKVTLKPLPFAQLLGYMAKPTGWDAASEQGIAYSGSYPSGDGIFQPGGLDNYGYNDATENQWITKTTEPSPNEQAIMKTFFGYEEYTAKNLPVLWSNGSDNLVLTASNVHNATEQTMDPAFAIPMINYIWMSK; this comes from the coding sequence TTGAAGAAACGACCATTGGTGATGCTGGCAGGAGCCAGTGCGCTGGCGTTGGTTCTGGCAGGTTGCGGAACGGGCAGCAACAGTTCGACGGGGAATGCAACCTCCTCGCAGACGCCGCAAAAAGGCGGCACGCTGGTAAGTGCCCTTCCCGCGTCCACCGACATTACGTGGTATCTGCCAATATCGAACGTTGCCAACCAGTCTCTGTACAACGCACAAATGAACGAAATGGAATACTGGCCGCTGCTGTACCTGGACAACAAGTACAACATCGACTATAACGACTCGATTGCGAAGAACATCGTCGCGTCATCGGACGGGTTGACGTACCACGTGTACCTGCACAATAACTACAAGTGGTCTGACGGCCAGCCGGTGACCACGAAGGATATTCTGTTTACGTGGAACGTCATCAAGGCTGCTTCCGCCTCCAATGCTCCGTCCCCTTGGCCGTACGTAGACGCGAACTACGGGGACATTCCGAATGGCATCAAGAGTATCGTGGCAAACAATGATTATGAGTTCACGATTACGCTGAAGAAGCCCGCGAACCAGCAGTGGTTTGAATACAACGGCATCGGTCAATTGATTCCAATGCCCGCCCATGCCTGGGATAAGTATCCCAATGACATGACGCAGGAATTGAAGTACCTTGGACAAAATGCGACCGACCCGAACTTCATCATCAATTCTCCAGTCGACGGCGCCTTCAAACTGACCTCGGCGACCGACAAGGAAAAGTGGGTGTTGACACCCAACAAGTACTTCGGCGGACACAAGAGCACGCTCGACAAGTGGGTGCTCGTTTATGAAGCCTCTTCGGATGCGGAGATTGCTGCCGTCAAGAGCGGCGCCGTGAATCTGGGGTATCTGCCGCTGACGCAGTACAGCGAGGAAAATCAGCTGAAATCCTCTGGTATCACCATTACGCCGATGCCAAACGGATTTGGTTACTTTGACGTCACGCTGAACATGAACAAGGGCTCCAAATTGGGCAGCGTATTCAGCCAGTTGTATGTCCGTCAAGCCCTGGAAATGGGCATTGACCAAAACACAATTAACTCGAAAATCTGGCACAACTACGCGCCGCCGCAATACGGTCCCATTCCGGCCGACCCGGCAACAAAGTTCCTCGATCCGAAGTTGAGCAAGCCGTTGTATCCGTACAATCCAGCGAAGGGCAAACAGTTGCTGGAACAGCACGGGTGGAAGGAAGTCAACGGGGTCATGACCAAAGACGGCCAGCAGTTAGCCTTCACGCTGATGTATCCTTCTGGTGATGAGACCGTCACACAGACGGCTGAACTGGAGCAGCAAGACTGGGCACAGGAAGGCGTGAAAGTGACCCTGAAGCCGCTGCCGTTCGCGCAGTTGCTGGGTTACATGGCGAAGCCGACCGGCTGGGATGCGGCGTCTGAACAGGGCATCGCGTACTCCGGTTCCTACCCGTCCGGCGATGGCATCTTCCAGCCTGGCGGCCTGGACAACTACGGTTACAACGACGCCACGGAGAACCAGTGGATTACCAAGACGACGGAACCGTCTCCGAACGAGCAGGCCATCATGAAGACGTTCTTCGGATATGAAGAATACACAGCGAAGAACCTGCCAGTTTTGTGGTCAAACGGCTCCGACAATCTGGTGTTGACGGCCTCCAACGTACACAATGCGACCGAACAGACGATGGACCCGGCCTTCGCCATCCCGATGATCAACTACATCTGGATGTCCAAGTAA
- a CDS encoding HAD family hydrolase, whose protein sequence is MKRYDVIFFDLDHTLVDTRGQYALGLARATQELYGAEVPVGFAAKFMEHHEALWPLYDRRAITMQELRRERFLRAWKSFGIDKSEAEADQFQAVYDATFEDTLHPFPGAVEMVAALAQTHRLGIITNGSPDLQWRKLGIAGLQAYFPKEAVIISEAVGKAKPHPSVYQAACDALQVAKEDALMIGDNFISDVQGARNFEMDAIWFAPDLQEPIASVECAYGERPLTRPDEVLETISQLEQTR, encoded by the coding sequence GTGAAACGGTATGACGTGATTTTCTTCGATCTCGACCACACGCTGGTAGACACCCGCGGACAGTATGCCTTGGGACTCGCGCGCGCCACTCAGGAACTGTACGGAGCAGAGGTGCCGGTGGGATTCGCCGCCAAGTTTATGGAGCACCACGAAGCCCTGTGGCCGCTCTATGACCGGCGTGCCATCACCATGCAGGAACTGCGGCGGGAGCGCTTCCTGCGGGCGTGGAAATCGTTCGGGATCGACAAAAGCGAAGCAGAAGCCGACCAGTTTCAAGCGGTCTACGATGCCACCTTTGAGGACACGCTGCACCCGTTTCCGGGCGCGGTGGAGATGGTGGCAGCCCTTGCGCAGACGCACCGCCTTGGGATCATCACCAACGGTTCGCCGGATTTGCAGTGGCGCAAATTGGGCATTGCCGGGCTGCAGGCGTATTTCCCGAAAGAGGCGGTGATTATCTCCGAAGCGGTCGGCAAGGCGAAACCGCATCCCTCCGTGTACCAGGCCGCGTGTGATGCCCTGCAGGTGGCCAAGGAGGACGCGTTGATGATTGGCGACAACTTTATCAGTGATGTGCAGGGCGCGCGCAACTTCGAGATGGACGCCATCTGGTTTGCACCGGATTTGCAGGAGCCGATTGCATCTGTCGAATGCGCCTATGGGGAGCGCCCGCTGACCCGTCCGGACGAGGTGCTGGAGACCATCTCGCAGCTGGAGCAGACCCGGTAA
- a CDS encoding uracil/xanthine transporter encodes MTPSNSTNHARFALRDITVTWFAAIQWLGFMFANTVVIPLSIGSAFHLSSTAVSGAMARSFIITGLACLLQGLIGHGLPLMEGQSGFWWGLILSLANIGIASGTPLHVVGGSMESGMVIGGIIIVLCGVFGLHRVLNRLFTPVVMAVLLLLLASQLVDIFFQGMLDVQPNGVLNPGVAGLSVCVAILVAVLTLFGRGLLSNFSILIGIALGWVAYALLIHTASTAVVPNWADIRQTFVWGAPAWNAGIVTATVLTALINTTNTIATLRAAEPLFGHTVSDAQYRRSFVLTGLYTAVSGPLSLVPYAPYTSSIGFLRTTRILTRAPYFLAAGMFVVLGLIPALSGFFSRLPISIGDAVLIIAYFQLFGAALQSIEGLRFNFKTIFRIAPATLIGLAILSTPAHTFSSLPGFAQSICANGMLVGILLAVILENVVPWKRLDAQVSES; translated from the coding sequence ATGACACCGTCCAACTCGACGAACCACGCGCGCTTTGCACTGCGCGATATCACCGTGACTTGGTTTGCGGCAATTCAATGGCTGGGCTTCATGTTCGCCAATACCGTGGTCATCCCGCTGTCCATTGGATCCGCCTTTCATCTGTCCAGCACTGCCGTCAGCGGGGCGATGGCCCGCTCGTTTATCATCACCGGCCTCGCCTGCCTGCTGCAGGGCCTGATTGGCCACGGCCTGCCGCTCATGGAGGGCCAATCCGGGTTTTGGTGGGGCCTCATTCTCAGCCTCGCCAACATCGGTATCGCTTCCGGTACGCCCCTGCACGTCGTCGGCGGCAGCATGGAATCCGGCATGGTCATCGGAGGCATCATCATCGTGCTGTGCGGCGTGTTCGGTCTGCACCGTGTGCTGAACCGGCTGTTTACACCCGTCGTCATGGCCGTCCTGCTGCTCCTCTTGGCTTCGCAGCTGGTGGACATCTTCTTTCAAGGGATGCTGGACGTCCAGCCGAACGGGGTGCTCAATCCGGGTGTCGCTGGGTTGTCGGTGTGCGTGGCGATTCTCGTGGCCGTGCTCACGCTGTTCGGGCGCGGGCTGTTAAGCAACTTCTCGATTCTCATCGGCATTGCCCTGGGCTGGGTCGCGTACGCCCTCCTGATTCACACGGCATCGACCGCCGTCGTGCCGAACTGGGCCGACATTCGCCAGACCTTCGTGTGGGGCGCGCCAGCGTGGAACGCAGGCATCGTGACGGCCACCGTCCTCACGGCGCTCATCAACACCACCAACACGATTGCCACCCTGCGCGCGGCAGAGCCGCTGTTTGGGCACACGGTCAGCGACGCACAGTATCGGCGGTCCTTCGTCCTCACCGGACTCTACACCGCCGTGAGCGGCCCATTGTCGCTGGTCCCCTACGCGCCTTATACGTCGTCCATCGGCTTTCTGCGCACAACTCGAATTTTGACGAGGGCCCCGTACTTCCTCGCAGCCGGCATGTTCGTGGTGCTCGGGCTCATCCCGGCGTTGTCGGGGTTTTTCTCCCGGCTGCCCATCAGCATCGGCGACGCAGTGCTCATCATCGCCTATTTCCAACTGTTTGGCGCGGCATTGCAGAGCATCGAGGGACTGCGGTTCAACTTCAAGACCATTTTTCGGATCGCGCCGGCCACCTTGATTGGCCTGGCGATTTTAAGCACACCTGCACATACGTTTTCCAGTCTGCCGGGTTTTGCGCAGTCCATCTGCGCCAATGGGATGCTGGTGGGCATTTTGCTCGCAGTCATTCTGGAGAATGTCGTACCGTGGAAGAGGCTTGACGCACAGGTGAGCGAAAGCTGA
- a CDS encoding ABC transporter permease, protein MTKYIIKRILEAIPTLLGVSILSFILMHIVPGDPVRLMLGRYWTPERAAELSKNLGLNHPLWEQYLIWLRNMCEGNLGYSYTYSKPVTTEILMNLPHTLILVGCAMVIAVLLAVFIGSLQAYFENSVGDHIATFLGYFFYAMPVFWLAMLLISFFSLDIRLFPSGGIMSPQESGFNLWDYINHLILPVITLVVIQLAGWSRYMRSSMRDTLLQDYIRTARAKGLREFGVIFVHALRNSILPIITLLGLQLPGLFGGAVIVEEVFNYPGMGLLYWNGLQVLDFPILLGIIMFLGVITVLGNLLADLAYAIVDPRISYD, encoded by the coding sequence TTGACAAAATACATCATCAAGCGAATTTTGGAAGCCATTCCAACCCTGCTGGGCGTGAGTATACTGTCCTTCATCCTGATGCACATCGTGCCGGGCGATCCGGTTCGTTTGATGCTGGGGCGTTATTGGACACCGGAGCGTGCGGCGGAGCTTTCGAAAAACCTTGGGTTGAACCATCCCTTGTGGGAGCAGTATTTGATTTGGCTCCGAAATATGTGCGAAGGAAACTTAGGCTACTCCTACACGTACTCCAAGCCAGTGACGACCGAGATTCTGATGAATTTGCCGCACACGCTGATTCTTGTGGGGTGCGCGATGGTCATCGCCGTACTGCTTGCGGTTTTCATCGGGTCGTTGCAGGCGTACTTTGAAAACTCAGTTGGCGACCACATCGCCACGTTTTTAGGATACTTTTTCTACGCGATGCCTGTGTTCTGGCTGGCGATGCTGTTGATTAGCTTTTTCTCGCTGGATATTCGACTGTTTCCTTCCGGAGGCATCATGAGCCCTCAGGAGTCCGGTTTCAACCTGTGGGACTATATCAACCATTTGATATTACCCGTGATTACGTTGGTCGTGATTCAACTCGCGGGCTGGTCGAGATACATGCGCTCTTCGATGCGCGACACATTATTGCAGGACTACATTCGGACTGCGCGGGCCAAAGGGCTGCGTGAGTTTGGCGTGATTTTCGTACATGCGCTGCGGAATTCGATTTTGCCGATTATCACCCTGCTGGGCCTGCAGTTGCCCGGGTTATTTGGCGGCGCTGTGATTGTTGAGGAAGTGTTCAACTATCCTGGCATGGGGCTGCTGTATTGGAACGGGTTGCAAGTCCTTGATTTCCCAATCTTGTTGGGCATCATTATGTTTCTCGGCGTCATTACTGTGTTGGGCAACCTGCTTGCAGATCTGGCCTATGCAATTGTGGATCCACGCATTTCGTACGATTGA